The following nucleotide sequence is from Synchiropus splendidus isolate RoL2022-P1 chromosome 1, RoL_Sspl_1.0, whole genome shotgun sequence.
CCAGGATCATGATgaagtcctccagctcctccgtcACTCCCACAAGCAGGTACTCGTTCACCAAGTTGTACTTGGCCTGCTCCAGTGCCCAACGGCTGCCCACGTTCCTGCAACATCCCATGTTTTATAAACCTTTAACAACGTTCTGCAGCGAAGCAATACTGCCTTCAAGTTAACATTGGCAAGGTCGGATTATTGGTCTTCTATTCTGGGAAGACTTTTTGACCCCAATTGTTCTGTAATGTGAACACCAACAGTTTACAAACCAGCCGCGTCTCTTTCATCACAAAACGTGTGTCATTGAGAAGAGCTCAACTTAATGCAACTGAGTTTCAGGAACCATACCAGCACTCGGAGTGGTGTCCGCAGAAGAAGGGGATCTGCAGCCAGAGCTTCTCCGGAGCGCAGTCAGAGCCACCTGACGACACGCACTCATCAAAGGTCTACaggaaaaatgaagaaacaagtTGCATGACTCCCCTTTAGAAAAGGCTTTGAGATGCCAAAACCATGAATGCAATAAAGACCTTTTTGTctccttgttttcttcttcgCAGCCCAGGCCTGTAGTCATCTCCGAATCGTAAGAAGTAGTAGTAAGATACGAGCCGCTCAATGGGATCTCGAACCACGTTTATGTACATTGGTTTACCTTTGACCCCATACCTAAAGAAATGGAAGATGTTCCATATCAATCTGGGAGAAACCAAAGCACTGGAATGCCAAACTAACAATGACTTTGAGTTCAGTTTGTACACTTCTGACAACATTATTCAATATTACATGCACAATACCCACAAGAAACTATGATGTCCCTGAATGCACCAGTGGGTGTGCAAACAAAGAATGAAGAAGGATGGAGACGACATGTAATTGAGGATTGTTGACTGCAGTTCATGGCGAGTGCATTTGGTGCCTGAAAACCTGGACCATGAATTTTTCTACAGTTGCTATAGTGTTGAAACTAGCACCCTCAGCCCTATGCAACAGGTGCTACCTGTTTCCACTGGTGAAGCCAGGAGCAAAGATGGATCTCAGGCTACATCCACAATGAGCCACACACTTTCTGCATCGGTTTCAAAATATTTCTCCGTAAAATTGAAGCCATTCTTGACATCCACaatgaaaacaattcaaaacGCTGTAGTACTGTATATATATGCCAGAGATTTTGGGGCGCTGTTTCACGTTCAAAAGATGGTGCAGGAGGAGTGCCATGCCGTAGTTTGCCATTTTTGTTATTCTGAAGTGACTGCTGACACCTTCCGGAGGGCAGTAAAAGAGGAGGATCCACTGTCCACACGGAGAAGTCCAACTTTCAATATTTCTGCCTTAGTCTTAGACTGAAGTTGCCACTGACAGCCATAGATGGTTCTCCCATCAAAAGCTcaactacaaaataaaaaatagatatgTGTGACCAAAAAACTTGACATTGAAATGATAGATTTAAGAGAAATATTTAAAACCAAGCCTTTAGGGCCCAAACTAGCTTCAAGTTCTTCAAGCTGTGAGAATCAGCTTTTTGATCAGGACCCGAGCTAAAAGTGCAAGTGAACATTGCGTCCCTGACTGAAGAGCCCTTCAGGATAATTAACTGTGATCACTTAAATGATAGCGTCAGTAGAGATAAGGGCAACAATGCCATTAATCAACACTAAAGCCCACATTATAAATCAATAGATGGCATCCTGTTATCTGCTCTGCTGTTTGGAACTAATCTGGACATTAATGGTACAGCAGGAAATGAAGGGCCTTACTTGGCAAAGTCTAGATAAGCCACATGACCGTGATAGAACCCGGGTTTCATGGCTGTCCAGGAGGTGACGTTCCTCACAAAGCGTACCTGCAGACACATATTGAAAAAACATCACTTATTTCCACATTAGTTATCATAAGGACTCGTAATAAAGGGATGCTTTACAGTTAACTCTTGCCTACTTTACTTCAACGGGGCTAAAATTCCCAGAGAGAAActttgaatttgcaattgattTTGTGTATTCTCACCTGGTCTTGTAAGGACATGACAGGGTTATTTTTGGTTGTGTTGATGTGCAGGACATGGAATCGATTCTTCCCGCAGAGGTCGTAGGCGATGTTAGTAAAAGATGTGCTTGCCGTCTTGGGCACTCTGTTGTAAATGATGACCATGTCGTCATTTTCAGACAGTGCGGCCATTTCCTGACCCACTTCTTCGTAGTGACGCTGTTCTACTTCTGCCAACTCGTGTCTGGCTATGGTCCGTTCTGCAACAAAGACAATGACCAGGAGGGTTGGTGAAGAGTTTGAGGGCATTGTTCTCTCACTCACTAGGTGAATACATTAATATACGACTATAAAGAGATATGGTGGACTAGCTGTGGCAATGGCggaaaacaggaaaaaatgtATAAGTCACAGTATGCCACGTCTTTCGCCAGCAGCCATAAATgggaaaataatatttcaaatggAGGTGAATGTAACtaaaatgcaagaaaaaaatcttgatgGAACCTGGATTACAGTACACAGTAGATGGCATTTTTTATGTTGATTAAAAATAATGCAGGAAGTCACTGCATTTGAGGTCCCCGGGAAAGAAAGTATTTTCCACAGtgaaagtccaaccagcaatATAAGTTTTCTACAGAACACCTTTTGTAAATTATCGTGTGTGAGTACATGTGGATCCCCCTTTTGTAGCCAAGTTTAAAGTAAATGttgcatgttattttttttcagctgacAACAACATGCCACATGTataacagaacaaaagaaacaattgtaatttcaaCTAGATATAACTTTAAACAGTAGCCAGGCAAAGTTTGGGGGTTGGCCCTGTTTATATAGTCTACCAACCTTACGATATTCGACCGGCGCAGACGTCTGTCCTGCACACTCTGGTAAGTACTTAAATACAATAACCTCAAACCGTCCATTGACATTGAATGCATGGAGCACAACCACTATCATCATACATTATCTAAACATTGAAAAGGAGAAGACTAAAGAGCAGTTATTATTTCTCCCCCTAATTTTAGTGCTGCAGTTCTCATACATGTCTGTACAGTTGGtttcctcctgctctcctcGAGAATAGTTACAATAGTCTTGTGTGAAGGTTTGTGTAGCACATTCTATTCAAAAAAACTTGATGTTCGTACTCACTGCGTTGCACATTCTTACTCCACTTATTGTCTTATCAGTCTGAGTATGGTTCCAGTATATGGCTGGTAAAAGTTCCCGCTTCCTTCTTCCTCGACATCAGGGGTTAGAgtaaacgtcaaaataactgggtcattataattgggcgCAAGTTTGGTTTAGGCCCTGGTTgaagttagccatttgtttcggATGGTTAGAGAGCCTGGGGAGagcgttatggcaatgagaaactccacaaagatagaaatacaagcatgggtgtgtgtgcatgtgcgtgcggTTAAGCCCTAGAGAGGTTCAATTTTAGGGAAAACACTTGGGCCGAATTTGAGGATaagggcttcaaaataactgtataatcattataattaggttaagcttggttcagagtcctggttaaggtaagTCCTTTGAAAATTTGTGTTGATTGCAAACAACACATGGTTCACCTCTCAGATATCAATGTACACAGACAGTATGAACAATATGGGCCCCAGCACTGAGCACTTTATcttatataataaaacaaaacactaagaCCAGTTACAAAATTGAAAGAATTTTCATTGTGTAGCGAAGGATCTTAATAAATTTCTAAGTAGAGcctcaaaatgtgaaaaaagaacAAACTGGAGCAAAAGACCAAAAAATTTGAGCAGGCAGTTTTCATTGAAAGCTACAGATTAACTGGAATAGTCTGTTCTGCCACAAAACACCACAAAAAGGAATTTAAAAAGGTATTCAATAATGAGTAGCAGCGCCATTCTTGCTAATTACTGCAATTTTGTAGCGTTGAAGGAGACTAGGCCTTTGAAGATATTTTTAGCATTGAAGCCCTTGGAAGTTCTACATCTTGACAGACAGGCAAATGGAccctgaggttttttttttcttgtctacCACATTTTTGTTCCTGAGTCTGAGGATCATTTAAGAAAATGAACGTCATGCTGCGTCCAACATTAGCAGCAATGGTATGTCGTGAGAGGCCTTGCTGATGCAGCTCAACAACAGACCACATTCAAAGACATCCAGCGTGTGATTACTTGACGGAAAATGGCATGGAATCAATGGAATTTTTTGTATCTCATCCCAAAACCCTCACGCTTTCCTATCAGTGAATTacgcatttttaaaaaaaattttttttggaCCACCTGAAACATCGTAAGAGTCAAAATATCATaagaaaattaaatattgaGTTATATGCAGTGGATCAATCAAGAGGTTAAGAGATATAACAGTTAAAAACAGTTGTATAACATGTCAAGTAATGTTTCAAATCTCAATTAATCTGTAATGTATCAGgggaaatgaaataaacattcactcaATCATGGACTCATGGATCCACAAATATTCCTGTCGTTGGTCTGCAATAACACAAGGTTTATTTGTTACCTTCTTTGCAGAGGAGGATGACCTTTGTACCATTCCATCACATCAGGAAAAGGTATTGTTTGCATTTCGAGATAGCACATGTTTGCAAATGGTCGCAGGTGCAAGTTTGTCCCCAAAATACTCATGTCAACTCTGTCGACAGATGTCTTGCTTGTTATTCTCTACCACATCCAGAATATCCTCCTCAACTACTTCACTCTCATACATGGATTTGCTATATCTCCCACTAATATTTTCCAAATGACCATTAATTGTGACTGTACTTGATGGGGTTCTTCCACAATTACCTTTCATTTATTAttgggttagggtaagggttaggttATTTGTGATCCTGTAATCTGAATGTAAACTATTCGCCATCATAGCTTTTCGACTATTCGACATATCGACTTAAAGACACATGCAATGTATAAACATCAAAGGCACAACGCCCCAACAATTTCTTGTCCCGTCATTTACAGCAATACAATGCCATGCAATTCTTCAGCTTAAATATCGAACGCGCAGGTCAGCAGCGGAACTTTAGTTATTAATATCAATGTTCCAAGACATAACTGTCAACTGCTTTATAAACACGCTGTTAATAATAATGTGCGCCAAGGACGTTGTGCTTGTGATGTTGCTTTTTCTGTCAGTGTTTAAAATAACAAGGgacaaataattcaatttttgGAGTGATTCAGATCACCATCTAGTCCCAGGAATTTTATGAAGGATTCTATAACATTGGTAGTTGGGACCATTTTCCGCATTTGCGCCAGATTGAcatttggatccaggatttgttgtttatttttttattttcttgaaggATGCTTTGTTATTGCAAGATTACGTTGGGGTGGACTGAAGTGGCTTGGTAGAGGTTTGCactcgttttttgttttttcttctgaaatttGACCATGTCAACATGTCCATTACTGCCACACCATCTGTCTAATGTTCTATGAGCCCTTTGAAGTAAAGGCTCAGGTTAGCTGAGGTTGTGATGATTTCAAACATCACAgatcaccatggaaacaaagGTTTCAAAATGACTCACCAAGTTTGGCTCTAGATTCCTCCAACTTTTGGATCTGGTTCTCGATAAGTATCATGGCAACACCAAAAGCCATGACTGCCAGTAGTTGGAACTTCGGCGGCATCATCATCCTTAACAGACCCATTAAACAAGATGAACCATAACGTGGATACAGTTAACCAGCGAAGGTCGGGTCCACTGGTACCGCCAAGCCGCAGACGCACCTCAGCTAAAATGAAACACAGTCGCAGTGATATATAACTGTTTCGCTTGGTCGGAGAGTCTTTTGGTTTTACATGTCGCAGAAGTTAATGTTTGTAGCTTCTCTGCTAACTCACATCAGGAAGCAACGTGAAACGTGTGTTTAGCACATACattaaaatgtcacaaaaaacGCTTCTGCTTTGTCAGCCTGCTATTATCGAACAAATATCTAATGCACGACGAGAAAGTAGGAGCAGTTCGCGCATAAGCTGCTACATAAACATTAGCTACCGCAGCTAGTGGCAGCGACTAGAATGATGTCATTTCCGCATTCTTGCTCGATGCCGCTGATGGTGTTAAAGACGCTGAGCGTCACTCAGTGGACACAGTTGGAAGTCATCTCCTTCTGTCTGTGTCTAGTTTCTAATCGCCCCGAACTATAAAAGACGTAAATGCATtgagaaaaagagagaagacACATAAGCACTAAGTCgcaaaaacatattgaaaataatatatttgccaaccactagatggcaatgCAGGATAGGACAAACTTGTAGAAGTTGGTCGCATAGCATTAATCGGATTTGGCTCTTGTTTCAAAACGTTGTAGCAGTAGCTGAAAAATGTATACAGACTGCTTTCGAAACAGACAATGTAAATGCATTTATTCGTTGTATAATCGaataatttttttcattgttttcagacATAACATGATCTGAGATTAATctcgcatatatatatatatatatatatatatatatatatatatatatatatatatatatatatatatatatatatatatatatatatatatataaaaccttcATGGCCCGCAGTAATGGCAGCTGCAAACACTCCCAGTGTAGAGACTGCACGGCCCTTGTCCAAAAGTTCCTGCAGGAATCCCAGAACCCCAGACAAGGGACAAGAGACTGCAACCAGATCCTTTCCTCTGCACCAGGCGTCGAACACCcgccacatatatatatatatatatatatatatatatatatatatatatatatatatatatatatatatatatatatatatatatatatatatatatatatatatatatatatatatatatatatattcctcaaACAATAAACTGTCTTCATTTCATGAAATCATATTTTAGACACTTCTCAGACATTGCCACATAGGTTTTGATATCGATCTGAGGGATAGATGTCTTATAATAACCAGTAAACAAATGTCATCACTGTCTTTTTCTGAATGATAGTGAGGTCTATGGATTATAGAAGTTCAGTGGTAAATCCCACTGACCAAAAATGGTCCCCTGACTATGTAATCGGGTAAAATGCAGCAATGATATGGAAGATTGAATtaatgcattatttattatgagccacaaaattagattagattagattagattagattagattagatcagacGTTATtactttattagtcccacagtggggaaattcaacatgtgacagcagccaatgtcaacaaagacacatatcaaagacatgAAAGATACACAGCAAACATCAAAGATATCACAACTACAAAAAgtatcagcaaaacaaaaagtaataaatacccataatatataaacaaatatcatgacaaaataaataatataactaGTAATAAAGTTATAGTAGCAAATCAGTAAATATAAGTAAATTATAGTACGTAGGCAAGTgcaaattatataaataaaacattctatTAATAGACGCACACCACCCTGTCACAGAGCAAATCATAATGCACTGAAACAGTTGAagcattaataataattatgagATGGACTTGCGACGAGAGCACAGTGTCTACTTTGTGCACAAGGGAGGACCCACTAGTTGTCACACCACGTATTGGGCCTcacctgcaaaatataaaatcctTTGCAATACCAAAATGATAAACTAACTCTGAACCAAGACAATATTACCTCTTTGTCTCTGAAGCCATGTTATAAAATTACCGATGGAGACTCACACAGCCTGATGCATCACCTTTCTatgtttctttgtttgaatgGCAAACAATATTCAAACCAACAAACTCTTTGCTGAGAGGCTACAGCACTTATAACCTTGATTTCTATAGAAATCACTCAGTATTCTAAAGCCAAAAAACTCCTCGGGTTAAGCTGTGAAATGTACTTTATGACAATTAATAACTTGAATATGAATGGCCTTTGACCCACATGTCAGGCTGGGCTGCTGCCCTCAGATATCAGACCTGTATTATTCCAGACTTAAGCCTGTAAAACCTTTCACTCCACATGTTCTCCCGCTACATTCAGCTGGGAAGTgtggaaatgtgttttacaaTGTCTGACATTCTGGTTAAGCTTGTGCTTGCTCAGCTGAGCTTTAGATATTTCATCATATTTCCATTTGATTTCAGAGACACCAACCTTCATTTCTGCTCTGCgctgcatttttacacagtagggGAGGCAGCAAATCTCCCCTAAACCCTCCcatttatttcaaatgcttCCCAGATCTTTGGGGAGGATGTTCCGCCAAACCAGCTGAAATGCTTTTTGTAGTTCAGTTCGATTTAGCTTagctttctttttatttgctttttcattttttttcagtacCATTAtaatttcactttttgtttcacAATATATGGACAGTCATATTAGGTTAGATGTTCTTTATTTGTCCCTCAGTGTGGAAATTCAACTATGTGCATAACATAAATAgaaatatgaaatacattttgatttttgtgtgtgtgtaaacagcaCAATAACTTATTTGTTGTGGCAGAaaggattttattttaaatagagTCTGTATTTTGCCATAATGTCAACAATTCACATTCACACATCAGTTTGGTCAAAAagttgattatttattttggtattAAATCTAGTATTTAGATGATAGATTTAGTTTTCTTTTAAGTTTTGgggtgtttttattattttcattgtttgtgcaTCAATATTGAACGAGTTAACGAGTTTGTTTTGCACcaaatttttaaacaaataataacaacaaaaaaaaaaacgatttggTCACATATACTTTAGAAATGAAATATGACAGCCGGGGGTTGGTGGAGGGGAGTTTCTTAATTCACTTGatgattaaaatgtgtttgtatattattttaaaagaatcatttttcctttattcatcttttattttcaaactacAACATcacacataaatatgttgaacaCTTAGCTCAGGTGTCATGTGCACCACCAGAGTAACCCTTAGAAGAACACCATTTATCATCCATAatcatatacatacatacaatataTGAagttatttcagaagtgtgtgccAAACCGAGAGCCCTTTGAATCCTACAGTGCCCTTGGTGTCGCTTGTGGATGCAATAAAAGGTTGTTGATTTAGCTCCAGGTGTCTGAACACTTCAGTAATTTGTCCATGCGATTTTTTTCCCAGCTTTTCCCCAGAAGCCTATCCCAGGGATTACCATGATAAATAACACCTCTTAAAATAAAGTACATTGTCAGGGACATGGTACGGTGTAATTGAAATAATTCCTTCGACCTTGCTATCTCACCCATACAAGTGAAGAATACAACTTTAATGTGACACATTAACGTACGGTTCCATCTCTGTTTGAAAAGTTTGGGTCGACAAACTTTAAAAGAAGGATCCAACTTCTACTGGAGTCAGAAACTCTATTACCACGGCAGctacaaaaagaaaacaccagGCAGAGTCACGCTGACATGATGAAAGGATACCTCGGAAAATGGTAGAAAAATGGCCCATTTCCTTTCTTGCATCTTGTGGTAAATGGATGCTGTCAGTGTTTAGTGCACTGCTGCCTTGATGACACTAGAGGGCAGAGTGAGAATGTAATAGATGGGCCTTCTGTCACAGCAGGGAACAAATTTGGAGCCACAGCGATAAGAAGAATGCCAGACTGGATATGCTGTTCCTCCAAGGAGCCAGACAAACAGgtacaggttaaaaaaaaaaaaaaaaaaacatatcggCACCAAACTGCATTTACTCGATGAACCCCTTTCTAACCATGTGATGTTCCTGACCTGTAGAAATTGCTGGGTGTCAGAGACTCATTCTCAGGTGTGTTCTGAGGGTTTGATCATGAGCGGTTTTGTTCAGCATTTTGATATCAGGACTGCACAACCATGCAGCCGATGAGATGGGCTTCAGGTTGATAGGTTGGGAGCTGCAGACTCTTGTTTGTTTgactgtctgtgtttgttttgtcttgaccTTTTGTGCACTTCCGTGCAGGGACAGAATGTTCAAACCTTGATAAATGAACTCAACCTTCTGCTCAGTGACAATGTGCGTTTGTTTCGTCACCAAATGAATGTAATGTGCTTAAAAGCATTTCTTCTTAGCAAGAAACACCACGTCCCAGGGTCAATAAATATCAAAGGAATATCACATTCACTGATTTTGAATTGGGTttgctgtcaataaaaaatattgatagaaCACGTtgaacagtgccacctccagtctttttttttcttttttttttgtcaaatacgATTGCATATACCAGTTTTTGACACTGTATGAAAAGCTATTGAATTCTACAAAAGAACAGTGTTTCATATAAGATATATAACTTTTATTCCCTTCCCAATGAACTATGAACAGCTTGAACCCATCATGTAAACTTATGTGATCACTTGCTAAATACCAGAATGTTCCCATATAACTTGTCCAAAACAATGAAGCATTGGTTTTGCCGGTGGTTTGCTCCGGTTAGTTAGGTTATGTCATCAAATTCGTGTTGTTGaatgtttttggtgttttaCCTTGGTGGGTGCACATATTCGAATGGCAATGTGTTATTGTCCTTGACAGAGAGGTATTGCCGACTGACTGCCATGGCTGGGTTACAGTAGTTGTTGCTGCAAGTAGGCGTCTCTGCCACATCACAACATACTTATAAACATACATTATCAATAAACCAGTCCTGttcttagtcctgttcagggttgcggggagtgctggagcctatgccagcagtcattgggcgagatgCAGGAATACACACTGGACAGGTGCGCCAGTCCATCGCACAGCACatacaccattcacacacacaaacaaacccacTGGCATCTTTAGAGTGTGCTAGTCAGCATTTCCTTTGgctgtaggaggaaaccagagtacccggaGCAAACATTGTCATTGTTACATTGCGATGTACAGTACTGTATAATGCCTAAATCTGTGCAGATAAATTGACTGGCTGATCGATTGGTGCAGCCTACATTGAGTGTTTTTCAGGCACcaggttgtgtgtgttttcatttgttagCAACTCATCTCCCAACTGGACTGGTGCGCCCCGTTCTGAGTGGATCCAGGAACCTATTGTcttagttttttctttttcaatctgCATTTATCCACCCAAttcttcgtgtgtgtgtgtcttttcatGATGaacttgctttattttattgtaatttcTCTGCTTGTATTTGGTACAACAATTATCATTTTTACATGTATGGCAGGTTAATTGAGCCTCATGTCTTTGCTTTTGTCAGTCGCTGAGACACGTTGGCATTACTGGGGTACGACCTCCAACCTCTTAGgggaaatgcagaaagaaaAATCTGCTCTGTGTTGGCAAGAGATTAGTTACACAAGAAAGGGAGCTCCATGTGTGTATGGTCCTGTAATTGAGTAAAGGAAGAGTCGAGAGTGGTGCGGAAGAGCCAAGTAAGAGTTCTTCGGCATCTATCTCCTGTTTGTTATCACTAGTGGGGTCAGTGTTGGAAGCTAAAGCTGACCTCACTGCAGCCCTACTTTGACCTGTACAAGTGAGTACAACGCTGCACTAAAGTTGGTGCAAACAACATGGCCGAGCTGAGTCAAACTGTCCGTGGTGCTCTGGCTA
It contains:
- the hs2st1b gene encoding heparan sulfate 2-O-sulfotransferase 1 isoform X1; this encodes MGLLRMMMPPKFQLLAVMAFGVAMILIENQIQKLEESRAKLERTIARHELAEVEQRHYEEVGQEMAALSENDDMVIIYNRVPKTASTSFTNIAYDLCGKNRFHVLHINTTKNNPVMSLQDQVRFVRNVTSWTAMKPGFYHGHVAYLDFAKYGVKGKPMYINVVRDPIERLVSYYYFLRFGDDYRPGLRRRKQGDKKTFDECVSSGGSDCAPEKLWLQIPFFCGHHSECWNVGSRWALEQAKYNLVNEYLLVGVTEELEDFIMILEAALPRFFKGASELYKTGKKSHLRKTTEKKPPTKETIAKLQQSSIWKIENEFYEFALEQFQFVRTHAVREKDGELYVLAQSFFYEKIYPKVN
- the hs2st1b gene encoding heparan sulfate 2-O-sulfotransferase 1 isoform X2, yielding MAALSENDDMVIIYNRVPKTASTSFTNIAYDLCGKNRFHVLHINTTKNNPVMSLQDQVRFVRNVTSWTAMKPGFYHGHVAYLDFAKYGVKGKPMYINVVRDPIERLVSYYYFLRFGDDYRPGLRRRKQGDKKTFDECVSSGGSDCAPEKLWLQIPFFCGHHSECWNVGSRWALEQAKYNLVNEYLLVGVTEELEDFIMILEAALPRFFKGASELYKTGKKSHLRKTTEKKPPTKETIAKLQQSSIWKIENEFYEFALEQFQFVRTHAVREKDGELYVLAQSFFYEKIYPKVN